gctTGCACCATGGCGGATTCATTATTTAAATGCCAGAATTTGCAAGTGGGAAAActgaatccttttatttttaatattttgcatgTTAGTGTGCTGCACGTCCCTGTTTGtataacaagcagagtgtacgctAATATACATATACTGCActattgactttagaccaggttttcgttggtcaatggcgcagtctatttcagttgcctcaaaatagcaatatgccaacaatgcacctgaacacaccttgttctcagaccagcacgcccatgggcgaacagatgggcacgagtgcatttgctatttaaatatgtggcactggatgtgaaaataataactgtgtcgggctgaaactagcaaaaaacacttgcttCATGCCTGGCATCGCATTGCGCCCGAGTGTACGATagggccctttaaatctctagTGTGATTTGTCTCTGTGGTCTCATCTGCGGAGCAACACCTCCACCTAGTGGCTCACCCTGAATTGGCATGTTATCAGGAGTTATTTGCTCAGTATCTGTAATGATATCCAGTGATTGTGCCTGTTACTCAagacagccactagatggcactgTGTTAAGTATAATGTGACGAATACTATGCAATGAGTAACAAAGAATACAACCACATGTTGGTGTTAAGAGAAAATAAACAGACATGTTGAGACTGCACtgagaaatatttttttcaaatcactGAAATCATGACAGCAGGAGTGAactcaaaccaaaaaaaaagctTGTTGTGAAAGCGACATGATGGATACCTTGAAACCGCCGGAGAATTTGAAGCTCACATGAAATGTTGACAGCAACTGGTGCAGTTATACATGGCAGCCATCAGGAAGGACACAAATCCAGAAGCACGTAAGGTGGCTTTACTACTGACAGTTGCTGGTCCATAGGCTATTGTATAATACCTTTATCTTTGATGAATTTTGAATCTTCATCTTTGAATTAAGATAAAAACAAGCTGCAGTGATGTGCATGGCCAAATTTACTACTCCCTAGCTAACAGAACTTTATTATAAGAACATTCTCTAAAtgttcagtgttggttctgggaatgtaaaaaatgtccagttttcttgacgttagaggaacgtttttataaggtataatgttcctcaaacgttctttcaacttaaatttgatttaaaattcaacattgtatgaacattgatttgtaacattccaagaacataaaaatgtccagtttccgCAATGTttgtagaatgttatttaaaggttagtatgatgttcctgaaacattcaaACATCTGCTGTGAACAAGTCACTTTAATGCAATGATATGCTAAAACAGACATGTTGATCTGTTTTAtcaatgcagaaatgttttctgaaaacaccTGCAATTGCTGAAAAAGAAGCAACTCAacaaaggtcaaaggtcaagagCACAACTAAACCAAACACTtatctccatgatggtgacctcaaaagaaacattttcaataagacatcaacatctaaacctctgttaattctcaataagatcttCTGTAGATATCTGACagaaagtcagtctggttagtaataaatgtgtgtagttgctgatgcagtgcaAATCTCTATTTCAAATATTCTTAGGGGACTCAAATGAAATAAGTTCACAGTAATAATATGCACACATTATTAGCacattataaatattagtttatacattttaatggcTGTCGGACAATTTAAGGCAGTCGTTTCTGCAAATGAAATTAGTTAACACAAGTGCATGGCATTtttacagtaacatactgtagaTTACAGTAAATCAACAGTACAATCAATCATAAATTACTGGCAACAGTGTTGcttgtattttattgtaaaaaaaagcCTGGTAAGGTCTAACAGGGTGTTCAGATTTGAATGTAATATCTATGTCACGCTAAATGCACTCTGTCCTACCCACCTCTTCAATTccagttttccttttttttaatcttttaagtCTTTTTTTCATTTACGCATGGCTGACAAATGTGAATCACATTCAGtttattaatacaattatataaatCTTACCTGTTTCATTTATGTATGACTTACAAATATGtagtttattaatttgtttataaaactatgtaatccaaatggatggaaaatGTATATGTAATTCAAATACATAAACCTTAAGTTTGGAAAAAAATTGAGTTCATTAACTTCATAAATGTTACAGAACTGAAAGAAACCAGAGAACAGGAATGACCCTTTTAATGATTTTGCATGATTTGAATTAACATGACTCTGATTGTTTTTGTTGTACATAATTTTAAGTAAAGTAAGATTAATGTGTTATATGACCAGTCatgtaagtaattaatgattttaGGTAAATAGACAAAACTACATAAAATAAGGAATCAGTCAGAAGCCCAAAACCAAAGTGGTTATTTACATATGcatgtaaataaaatgttacacaTTCTCTGTGGAAACAAACTAAAGTTGTATCAGGACACTCATCAGAGGAACAAGTAACAGCATCAGAGAAGCACACAGACAAGAAGCCTCAGAGACCTTCACTTGGTCTGGGACCCACTTATCTGTGAACAGGgaatataatgcaatgcattgAAATGTATTCATGTAGGAAACCatcataaacatttatttacaaatattaaaataaatgaaatattcaCCTGTGTTCCCTTCAGATAACATCAGAGGACCCATGGATATAGAAGAGCTGTCATGGAAGTCCAGAGACCTGCTCTGTCTGTGATAATGTCTGGAGTTACAGTCCTGATAGTGAAAAGAGAGAAATCCAGCTGTGAATACCTGTTCAATATCACTGAACAAACATGAGACATGAGACATCCTCTCTGGAGTGCACAAAATCTCCAGCAGAGGGCAgccaaaacatatattttagcaTCCTTGAACATTAAACCTCACCACCATGGACATTTAGAGCAAGTATTTCACTGTCAACACATAGATTAGTGTTTGATCAACAGGGGTTTATCAATGGTTCTTAAgcctttacatttacattaaccATCTCAAAACTCACTGTTGAGCAGCGGTTGCTTGACAGAAGGCAAAGGTGAACAGCACAGTGCAGGTAAAGCTTAGTGGAGTTTTCAGTGAAGATAAACATCCTGAAGGAGAAACGGCTGGATGTCGAGAGGCCGTTCTGCAGCAGCTCCACTGTGTCGTCATTTGGATTGGGACACCTGAGAATATCAAGTGCTTTCATTTGAAACAATTCAATAAAAGAACAATATCCTGTAGATCAtcacacatttacattacatgttCAAAAAATCTTGTGCTTTAGTTCTGACATACAAAAAGACAAAGTGTGTAAGGCGATCCTAAAAGttatatgattattatttattcagtaAAATGTTACATTGAGTTTAGGCTAAGCTTAAAAGACCAGAAGAAAAGCACTGGTTTACTCGTTAACAATGAGATCCCAGCGGAGGCTGTAATCAGGGTCATTGACAGGTGTAGCCCAACACGTGTCCATCACCAGGGCAAACTGGCGGCTATCGACCCCCTCAACACGAACTTCCACATGCATCTCCTGGTCGAGTTCTGCATCCACTGCACCAGTGAAGGGCCGGGTAAACTCATCATCCTCATATGGAATCATCCGAACCTGATATCTGCCTTCACCAGTGGGAAGAGTCTTGTGCACAACACTAATGAAGTAACAAGATCTATGTTAAAActacttgtaatgcattttgACATTTACTCAGCTGTGTGCAGTTTTAAACTATGACATTTTTTcttctatggaacacaaaagcagAACATTTTAAGATTCCAAAAATGCAATGACAACATAAAagtatcattaaaatagtccatactCATGCactatatttcaaatgttctgAATTCATGTGATATCTTTGTTTAAAGAACAGACCCAAAGTCATCATTGAAAATGTTGACATATGcaccccagacagcaacatagtgtcggctcAGATCCGGCCCAAATCTGGCCCGCATGGATTCCACAcataccagatgtgggccggatctgggccaacactatgttgctgtctggcgACTAGTTCTCTATGGTGGTTTCATAAGAAGTTAATCAGAGATGCAGGGATATGTGCAGggatattttacttcatcagAAACATTTGTTCTTAAGTCTGACTGATCTGCTCCTAGTGCAAGCTACAGCATAATTTCAATAGCCTTGTAACACAGTGCATCTTTGAGTATGGaagccagctagtaagagctttGCATGTATCCATGTGAGGTGGAtgcgctaacaaggacgctataGAACACAGTCTCTAGAGTCAGTTGCCAGAactgtgcaggtaaacctcactcccctgctCACAAGAGGCCCACTAGCAACTGACACCAGGGTCTTTAGCATCTTTGTTATCTCGCCTGCCTCCCATGCTGGTGGGCCCCGATTCTAGTGCCACTCGGGGTAGGACAAGTAGGACCGGAGTGGCTAAACTTGCATCTTTTCTGAAGCTTGAATGTCTCTATGAGGACTAACTGCATTACAATGTTTCCTACCTCCACAGATTTAATAAAGACATAGGGTTTGAACAACCTTAGGGTGATAAATCTAGAGCGTAAATAAAGGTACAattgaaatcaaaatttgtatTTGACTCGCACCTCTCCAGTGGGTTGATTTCCACATTCATggaaaatgtttgtgtttgagGATAAACACAGCTGAAAGAAAGCTTCAGGATCTTCTGTCTGCTGATGAGACCTTCTGACCttggtgtccccagaataaAGTTATCATAGATGAAATGAGTGCCATTAGCCTGCAGACaacaaatatattgttttgttaaaaataacatCAGAACTTTTCCATGAAGAGATGCATCAATTTTAGTCAAAATCTTGATGATGCAAGAGTCGAGCACTCCAAGTCTACTCCAACACATCCCAAAGTTTATCATTTAGGTTAGGGTCAGGATTCAGAGCTGCCAAtttgtgtgtgaaaatgattctttgtGCTCCCTCTGATCTAGAGGACTTCTTGGGTTCGAAAATCTGTACCCGACCCGAATCACTTCTTACCTGAACCTGACgtgcataaatatttttttttaaagaaaacctgACCCAAGACATACTCGATAAAATTATCCAGAGACCGACCTGACTGGACCTTAAGGTAAACAGCATTGATGTGTCCACACCCTGCAGCCCCGCAGTCAGTCAGGAAAAATCCTGGTGTCCTGCTGACTGATTTGACTGCTGCTCCATtactttcatttatatttatattcatttgtATTTAGTTAAACTTCATATTATTGCCTGCCCAATGGATACAAGTTTGGATACAAGTTATTTCTGAGTTTGACTTTCAAATGTGACCAGTGGATTGGAAAAATAAACGTGATAGCTTGATAAAAATCTAATTGATAGCCTAGTAAATCATGGATTTGTGCTGTCTGCATTTACCAAATCTCCAGCAAAGGGCTTCtgcacacaaaaaagaaaagtccTGCATGAACCTGCAGCGTAATGAAGCAAGTGGCTTTTCCTGTTGGATCTCATAGCTATAAGACTGATTTCTGTGTGCAAGGTTATAATTCATCACTGTATCCTCATAACATCCTATAACTTTTGGCACAATGTTATTTAGTTGACAATAAGATGATTAAGGTTTATTATTCAGGTGTTCTCAGGTCCACCTATAAACAGGGACTTTTATATACAAGTGAAATAatggtggagaatgcgggcaCATGTTCCAGACTCTTTTGTGTGGAAGAGTGTTGTACACTCCCCCCACTGTCTTTTTGGGACTTTGAGAAAACTTAAGGGAGGTCTGTTTGGGCCCTTACTTTTGTTGTTAAAGATGTATCCATACAGACCTCCCTAAAGAGTCTCATAGAGATTCCCCAATGGTTAAATCAAACTCTTTTGGTTCGGGCATTACAAGTATTTGGATGgtgtaaataaatttaaatttaaacctACCACAAGATTTGTACCACAGATGTGTTCATCATTATCAAAATGGAATTCCACTCTCCCATTCTGGACTATTCCTTTGCAGCTGGGATCATTGAGGTGTAAGTGGTCAGCTGGAAAACCAGCCTCAAAGAGCTGACAGCGAGACACAGACATTGAGCCAGAGCTGCTTTCACAGGTTTCTGAGAAATCTGAGAGAATGAAAACAGAAGGTAATTAATGACTGGGGGTGGACAtagtatttttcacattttgttgTGGAATGATACCAACCAAATGAGTCAGAATGTGGTTGTGATCTGTTAGGGTCCTTTTTACATAAACAGCCATAAACACCATTTTTCATCCCACACCTTTCGTTCTCAGAGCAGCTGAGTTCAGAACAAGGATTTTCATCAACTAGGGGGTGAAAAACAATAATTCTTATTTTTCTTCTATGCACTTCACCTCTGCTCTAGTATATTTCCTATTCTAGTTTTCTAATAAACCTTGCATTGTTCACTATGAATACTGTATTTGGAGCCATGTGAGCTCCTTAGCATGTGAAATGAGTACATAACATAGATAACAATAATCCTACAGATTGTTGTTGTGGTTTCAGCTGTAGTTTCTGAGGTTGTTTCAGTTGTGGTTGTCTCTGGAATGACAGTAGTATAGGTACTGTTTATGTTGCTTAcatctggaaaaaaaagaatagaatattgcattaaaaatgatctcttacataaacaaaatgcacatgtaattaaatgtacCTGCACAGTATGCCAAACTGCATGTAGTTGGTCTCACAAACTCGTAGACAAAATATCCTCCTGGACAAGCTTTGACTTTAATGGGATTAGACTGGAAATAGCAGCAGTTATTGTCCCAGTGACCGCAGACATCTCGAGTGACCACTCCATCCTCAACAGTTGGATGTCCACCGTTCAGCCACAGTGGAGCATAAGTGCCACAACTATATTCAGAAACACATGTGTCTGGCATCTGAACGCTCTGACCCTCAATGAAGAGACGGTACCAACCGTCCCAGCTGACTGCAGTGTCACACATTATCTCAGAGGAATAATGATTGTTGGTGGCTCTCCATGGATCATCCAGGGCATAGTAGTTATAGCAGGGGTCAACAGGGGGAGCTGttagaaaaaaatgttatgtATTTATTCACATAGTTGTAATAGTTGTGGTATGAATTTATAACTGCAGAGCACTCTATACTTGAGCTCCATTACAatcattttaagtaaattgtgtTTTCAGCAACAACAGtacattacaaatatatataaatatatggagAGCTATCAAACTCCTAGTCGATTCTTTTACCTTATATCCATGTACTTACATGCTACTAAGTAATTTCCTGCCTCTGAGGCCTGTAAACAGTTTGAGGATGTGAAAGGGCTTATGAAAGATTAAAAATACATTCTCTGTTTACCGTTTATTGCAAAGAGTTAATGCAGTAATTGGATTCAGTCTAGTGCCATGCAGAAAATGAGTCTTTACACAATTGTTGTCCTTTCCATATTCATTCTGTGAGCTGTTTTTCTTCTGtctaatgtaattttactcatCTTTACTAgagaaattcatttttttccacaCCTTCATGTAATGGGTCAAAAAGGGGGGGAAAGTCGAAGATGCTTGTGAGGGTTTTATAAAGGAGTTAATACAATACCAGTGGTTGTGATTGGTGGAGTAATGGATTCTATAAATGGGATTGTCTCTGTTGTAGATTCTGGTGGGATGGACTCGTTTGTAGATTCTGTtatagaaacattttttttcaacatcactcatttttaaacaaaacaaaacaaaacaaaacaaaaaaccacAAAAGTAAATGAATGAAGTGCATATGAATGAATACCCACCTACACAGTAAGCCCCGCAAAATATTGGCTTTACAAACTCATAAACGTAGTAATCTCCTGGACAGGCTTTGACTCTTATAGGGTGGGATTTATAAGAACACCAGCCATCCACTGATGAAGCACGGCAGTCACTCCACACTGAAACACAGACCTGACGGGTGACCACTCCATCTTCCAGCTGTGGGTGAGGGCCGTTGAGCCACAGTGGATGATAAGTGCCACACCTGCCATAATTAACACATGATTCTGGCATGTGAGTATTTTCACCATTGTGGAACAGTCGGTACCAGCCATTCCACTCCACATTATAATCACATCTAGAGTTATAATAGTCAGTATAGTTGTCAGTGGCTCTCCAAGGCTCATCCAGACTGGTATAGTTGTAGCAGGGGTCGACACTTGGAGTAGAGAAAGGTACTATTTTGAAAAAG
This genomic stretch from Megalobrama amblycephala isolate DHTTF-2021 linkage group LG2, ASM1881202v1, whole genome shotgun sequence harbors:
- the LOC125263175 gene encoding uncharacterized protein LOC125263175; this translates as MRFLISLCVSLLLLINGEITNGQTTEPTTSISDPCYDYNTLDDSWRDIRQSQYYGRDDTLVEWSGWYRLYLNGESAQMSEWCVSYMQCGGETGLYLNGSHPTLEDGVVTLEVVGTHSWWWSGYSRQCGAYRSMSIRVKACPGDYYVYEFVKPNTSVSRPTYCAVAFKNISSDPCYNYESLDRPWRANNESGAYFCDYSFSWNGWYRLFYNGMDIRMPETCVSSFSCNTYYNLWLNDPHPQIEDGVVIREVCGSYHWGGCCEYNSKPIRVKACPGNYYVYELVNPQFQCAGYCTDVSTISQVISTVSPDIITVSSIILNYDPCNNYNILDNSWRSTLNYWSWYGYISDHDDTRVEWDGWYRLFIDGSSAQMPEWCFYYMSCGGFSSLWLGGSHPRIEDGVVTREIYGSREYQCSRYSSNPIQVKACPGNYYVYKFTRPRISIPAPVYCAVPFSTPSVDPCYNYTSLDEPWRATDNYTDYYNSRCDYNVEWNGWYRLFHNGENTHMPESCVNYGRCGTYHPLWLNGPHPQLEDGVVTRQVCVSVWSDCRASSVDGWCSYKSHPIRVKACPGDYYVYEFVKPIFCGAYCVESTNESIPPESTTETIPFIESITPPITTTAPPVDPCYNYYALDDPWRATNNHYSSEIMCDTAVSWDGWYRLFIEGQSVQMPDTCVSEYSCGTYAPLWLNGGHPTVEDGVVTRDVCGHWDNNCCYFQSNPIKVKACPGGYFVYEFVRPTTCSLAYCADVSNINSTYTTVIPETTTTETTSETTAETTTTIFDENPCSELSCSENERCGMKNGVYGCLCKKDPNRSQPHSDSFDFSETCESSSGSMSVSRCQLFEAGFPADHLHLNDPSCKGIVQNGRVEFHFDNDEHICGTNLVANGTHFIYDNFILGTPRSEGLISRQKILKLSFSCVYPQTQTFSMNVEINPLESVVHKTLPTGEGRYQVRMIPYEDDEFTRPFTGAVDAELDQEMHVEVRVEGVDSRQFALVMDTCWATPVNDPDYSLRWDLIVNECPNPNDDTVELLQNGLSTSSRFSFRMFIFTENSTKLYLHCAVHLCLLSSNRCSTDCNSRHYHRQSRSLDFHDSSSISMGPLMLSEGNTDKWVPDQVKVSEASCLCASLMLLLVPLMSVLIQL